From a region of the Streptomyces caniferus genome:
- a CDS encoding sporulation protein: MGFKKLLASLGAGGASVETVLFEENVVPGGVVQGEVRIQGGSVAQDIQGLSVGLQARVEVESGDEEYKRNIEFTKVQLGGAFAVQPGAAHTVPFGLEIPWETPITTFLGTHLHGMNVGVTTELAIARAVDSGDLDPVNVHPLPAQQAILDAFGRLGFRFKAADLEQGHIRGTRQQLPFYQEIEFHAPQQYRGLNQVELSFVADDREMDVVLEMDKKPGLFSEGSDTYRSFTVGLNDFEGTDWAGYLNQWLAEVGGKRNWL; this comes from the coding sequence ATGGGATTCAAGAAGCTGCTGGCGAGCCTGGGCGCCGGGGGTGCGTCGGTGGAGACGGTGCTCTTCGAGGAGAACGTCGTCCCGGGTGGGGTCGTACAGGGCGAGGTGCGGATCCAGGGCGGGTCCGTGGCCCAGGACATCCAGGGGCTGTCCGTCGGACTGCAGGCGCGCGTCGAGGTCGAGAGCGGCGACGAGGAGTACAAGCGGAACATCGAGTTCACCAAGGTCCAGCTGGGCGGCGCCTTCGCCGTGCAGCCGGGGGCGGCGCACACCGTGCCGTTCGGGCTGGAGATCCCGTGGGAGACGCCGATCACCACGTTCCTCGGGACCCATCTGCATGGGATGAACGTCGGGGTGACGACGGAGCTGGCGATCGCCCGTGCGGTGGACTCCGGTGATCTCGACCCGGTGAACGTGCACCCGCTGCCGGCGCAGCAGGCGATCCTGGACGCGTTCGGGCGGCTCGGTTTCCGGTTCAAGGCGGCCGACCTGGAGCAGGGTCACATCCGGGGGACGCGGCAGCAGCTGCCGTTCTACCAGGAGATCGAGTTCCATGCGCCGCAGCAGTACCGCGGGCTGAACCAGGTGGAGCTGTCGTTCGTGGCGGACGACCGGGAGATGGACGTCGTCCTGGAGATGGACAAGAAGCCGGGGCTGTTCAGCGAGGGGTCGGACACCTACCGGTCGTTCACGGTCGGTCTGAACGACTTCGAGGGGACCGACTGGGCGGGTTACCTCAACCAGTGGCTGGCGGAGGTCGGCGGTAAGCGGAACTGGCTCTAA